In a single window of the Lentimicrobiaceae bacterium genome:
- the hflX gene encoding GTPase HflX, which yields MQPEKAVMVGVITSKDDEYTSEDNLNELAFLLQTAGAEPVEKFVQKLASPDIRTFVGSGKLAEIKEYIKAAKVDLLVFDDELSATQTRNIEREVDCRVIDRTTLILDIFAKHARTATASTQVELAQYQYLLPRLTRMWTHLEKQRGGIGMRGPGEKEIETDRRIIRNKIASLKEKLANIDKQKVTQRKNRVSLVRVALVGYTNTGKSTIMNALSKSDVLAEDKLFATLDTTVRKVVIENLPFLISDTVGFIRKLPHSLVESFKSTLDEVREADLLLHVVDISHKNFEAQIQVVNETLKEIECNTKPVITVFNKIDAFKFVEKDPDDLTPPTKENISLQ from the coding sequence ATGCAACCTGAAAAAGCCGTAATGGTGGGTGTAATAACCTCGAAAGACGACGAATACACATCGGAAGACAACTTAAACGAATTGGCTTTTTTGCTACAAACAGCCGGAGCCGAACCTGTTGAGAAATTTGTTCAAAAACTTGCATCACCGGATATCAGAACATTTGTCGGTAGCGGCAAACTTGCCGAAATAAAAGAATACATCAAGGCAGCAAAGGTTGATTTATTGGTTTTTGACGATGAGCTCTCAGCTACGCAAACGCGTAATATTGAGAGAGAAGTCGATTGCAGAGTAATTGACAGGACAACTCTTATTTTGGATATTTTTGCCAAACATGCACGCACCGCAACAGCCAGCACTCAGGTTGAACTTGCACAGTATCAGTACCTTTTGCCACGACTTACCCGAATGTGGACTCACTTGGAAAAACAACGCGGCGGTATTGGTATGAGAGGTCCCGGCGAAAAAGAAATTGAAACGGACAGACGTATTATCCGCAATAAAATAGCTTCGCTTAAAGAAAAATTAGCCAATATCGACAAACAAAAAGTTACACAGCGAAAAAACCGCGTATCGCTTGTTAGAGTTGCCTTAGTGGGATATACAAATACCGGAAAAAGCACCATAATGAATGCTTTGAGCAAAAGCGATGTTTTAGCCGAAGATAAACTGTTTGCAACCTTAGATACTACGGTCAGAAAAGTTGTAATTGAAAACCTGCCTTTTTTAATTTCCGATACGGTAGGATTTATCCGCAAACTGCCTCACAGTCTTGTCGAGTCCTTTAAATCGACACTTGACGAAGTTAGGGAAGCCGATTTGCTTTTGCACGTTGTTGATATTTCGCACAAAAATTTTGAGGCACAAATTCAGGTTGTTAATGAAACCTTGAAAGAAATAGAATGCAATACCAAACCCGTTATTACTGTTTTTAACAAAATAGATGCTTTTAAATTTGTAGAAAAAGACCCCGACGACCTTACTCCTCCAACCAAAGAGAACATTTCTTTGCAAG